The segment ttatataataaacgtCTGGAAATGTCAATTTCCTAGAGAATCTTAACCACATACTGTTTCTTAGTTCAGTTTATAACAATAAAGTTTCTTACATACTGTTTCTTAATTCAGTTTATAACAATAAAGTTTTTGATGTTAAATTTGGACCTTAGTACTCTCTTATTTATCTCTTGACAAATGACATGTACTATATATCACATCTAAAAATGTATATTATGTCTAAGAATAAAGTTTTGATGTTTAATTTCAAccttgattatttattttaaatttggacCTTAGTACTCTCTTAAGAAAGACATGGTAAATCTCTGGTTGTGAGTTGTGACTAGGTAACTACTCGCTGGAAACCAGTTGGGCTAATAGGTCATGTCAACTTAATGATTCATTTTTGGGTTTGGCTAATTATAATGTCAAGCGATTATTCATTTTAGTTAAGTAAGACgtatattgtaaatttgtaataaaCCATCAGTTTACTCGCTGCTAATTGATTATATGATAAAATCTGTGATATTAACGTGGCCAAATATCAAGTTAATTTGAAAAATCTACATACTTGCTATGAAAGTATCAATCCAAACAAATACCGATTCATGGTACAATATCAAGTTGAGATGATACTTAAAATCACATAAGCTATTTTTATGATTACTCATttatttatgaatatatatttatgtggaTGAAATCTATGTAATAAGCGATTCGTTGGCAGCAGGTCTCTGGCATCACGCACCATCCTCTTGAATCCTGACGTTATCTTGAGCGGCTGATATAAAAATATGCaactttttgtgtgtgttttatattttacgTAGTTGTTATATATCAGTTGAAAAATAAGAGGCTTAGCAAAACTTAAAGAGGCCTCCACGTAATGTCGTAATCTAGTTATCGATTTCCACTAATACATTATCTTTGATGAATGAGAATTGGAAGATGTAACCCAATTGATTATTTAACTTCTATTAAAAGGAAACGttaagaaaacaaaagcatTGGTTATTAATTTAAGTTATCTCTCTTTTTCATGTCGGTAACcgtaaatatatagttttttttttttttccatctgatTGATATTATTAAAGCTTAAACCCAACAGGGCAAAgcccaaacaaaataaaaagtacaaaagCCCATACAAGGTCACCggaaaacaacaaaagaaaaacacgcGTCTAGACAACCGCGTGAAAGAGCCACGTGTATGACCTCATCTACCGAGGATGACACGCGTCCCAAAACCACCACCGCTTTCGCCGTCTCGAGCTTCACCGCCGGAGACCTAACCGACGAAACGCCGGAATCCACCGTTTCACACCGGAGACACATCGATGACACACACCTCTATCATCTTCTCCGACAGAAATCATCACCGATCAACCAAAACACTTAAACACCGGAAACTTCCGGGAACTCAGACCACAACTACTGAATAAACTTCCAACGACTGTATTGGAAGAACAGACAATTCAGTAGCGACGAACACAAACCTGAATTTCGAAGATCATCAATCGAATAAATCGAGATCTTCTCCTAGCTCAGACCACCAAACACCATCGAAACATAACAGCTAGCTCCACTCGAGATCGAAACTCCAAAACGAACTCCAATATCCGTCAGAGCAAAGAAACATCGATGATGGAGAAGAAACGAACCAAGGCCGGATGATTCCGCCAAGGAGAACGCGAAACCACCGGAGTCCAAAGCCGGATGATTCTACCGAAGAGATCATGAACCACCGGAGATCAGAGTCGGCTACACAGCATCAAAGGAATCACTGTATACCGGAGACGTCGACAAAGGGACCACCACGATTCTTTCACTTCTCCCAATTTAAGAGAGAGAGGAGACAGAATCTACCATCCCTTAACcgtaaatatatagtttaagtGAGGTGAagaattttagtaaaaaaaaaaaaaaaactgaggtaaagattatattaatatatctcACATAGGTGGTGATTGTGGTCTTTgaacaatatataaatatatacatgtatagaTAATCTTCTACTCTTAAGTTAGTTTTTGGGTGTAAATTAGGTCCATCAATAATAGATTATTAAAAAACGATGTCAAGCAGGCCAATAAAGCAAAGTTAAGATCTGAAAGAAAGAGTACAATAATCCACTTGTGTGGCTACCTCGAACCATGCATTCATCACCTCATCTCATTcgttttttgtttaaaaataaaataaaaaggtttgGATTTTAGGGccataatttaattttatagaatATGGTTAACTGTTCTCTTGTTCACCTCCATGCACCAGTTGCACAGTCGAACTTcatctctttttctttgttctcttcTTGTCATTGTCGTTTTGTTAGCTTGTATTTACCGCCATATTTGTCAATTTGTCTTACTGTTTCTTGTATTCTATCTTATTGTAACcgcataataattttaataaatcatagatgaatattTGAATGGTAACCATGCGTTTCCGaggtgaacaaaaaaaaaaccatgcgTTTCCGAAACACTCAGAATATCTGTTTTTTTCTCTTACTGTTTCATTTGTCTTCTATCTTCTTGAGACGAATATTTGATCGGTTACCATGcgttcttttttaaaaaataatcaaaatatcttcttcattatCACCAGCTAGAGTGCTGCCATAAAATATCAACTAAACCAATTGTAGCCATATAAATGAAACGGTCAATCTAATTAATTgcaaaaatgtttcaaaatactTTGTGTAGCTAATAGCACTAGTGTTGCCATAATGCCATTCACGTAAGACCAGTGGCGGAGCCACATGCATCAAGATAGGGGCCACTGAACTGAACccaacaaaattttgaaaattagtgtACATTATTGAATTTTAATCTATATGCCCCCATTAAAAAAGAAAGTTTGCCcccatatttttgtttaaactttaaacccactaaaaaatttagaaaaaactattatatttaaGCCCACTTAATGTTTATGcctctaataaaaaaatttcttgccTCCGCTACTGCGTAAGACGTACTGagtcacaaaagaaaaaaactgagTCACGTACATCGAATtatataaaagaagaaaacattaGTCTAACACCTAAAATGCTTTATACACATAGAAGCAATATAGTGTAATGAACATACGTGTTCACCAGAAAACACTGAAATTTCTTTTACAAAAGTTATTATGGTAATCAAATTACAAATTGGGTGTTCTTGTAATAAGTCTTACAAAAGTTATTATGGTAATCAAATTACAAATTGGGTGTTCTCGTAATAAGTCccagtaaaaactaaaatagtcTCACTAAAAGTCGTGAAATGATtctcattgtttttaagtttaaaGCTTCGGTGAGATGATTAATAAACTAATGAAAATTTATGAGGTTTATATCAACGAATATGTTGGTTGAGACTTTTGAGTTGTGATTATTTTAAGGGTCAAGTAAACAATGAGAAGTTGTCTCTTACAATGTGCAATCCAATGACGTGAAATTTCAGCCGGTTGATTTCCTCGTAATCTACAACTCGTTTTGGAAGGCTAATCCTACGGTCAATACAAGAACAAGATATTGCCAAATCTCCTTGACATCAGctagtttatttttcttttgtctctctctttacaatatttgttattttcaaaaaaatatgaaaacgaaaatataaatattcttAACCACATTATTTAAATAGTAGCTACACAGTTTGAAGTCCATACTTATAAGTTATTATAATTACTTTAGAAACTAGATTTTTTGGACATGCAATTCACATTCTGTAATTTATAAGGACATAGCAAATtgaatatctaattttttaaaatattcgtAACCGATGTATTTGTTGGAATACTTAATTATTTGATTACATTGATCCAACAAATATACGAATATTTAGTATAtcatatattcaatttatatattttaaccaaTATTCATTTAATCTCTacaaataattgtttttaaaaataaaataaaaatccaaataatataaaataaaaataatttattaaaataattgctttatttaatataatctaataactaaaataattgacttaattaatattttcttgttaaacttacataaaatatgaaagttacataattttaaaatatatgtatataacggATCTGTCTGAATATCCCACCAGCATATAATTTTCAAAGTATAATATTTGATTCGTTTTGTAAAGTTACGAATATGTAAAAGAATTGTTCGAGTCGAAAATGATAattatcaaatcaaatttaCTGATATTTTTCCAGTTCTAATAATTTATGTGAATTCAGTGTATATTTtgcattatatattattatataatattatataatactGTTTTCATAGgaaaatattatgaaatacaAATATTGTAATTAAACTGTCACAAAGGTAAATATCAAAGCTTGCATTAAGGGTGGGCACAAATTggataatatcataattttcaGTATTTGTGATTCGCTTCATTCTTCACTGATATCTGATTTTCCGATTTGTTTTGGTTCGAAAAAATACTGATATTCGGTTTTCCGGATATCCGAAAAATTAATAGATATTTGCGAATATTCACGGAtactttatttactttatacaatacaaataaatctacaaaacattatagaaatttgtttttctcttaaaataaacttttcataatataaaagataaactaaaaattaatgaaataatgtgttttatgaatttttaaaattaatatttttttcttataaaacaaatatttttagaaaattgtaGTTTTCGttaaatatctttatttttttcttaattttatatttcataagtaattatatatatatataattatatgttaaattaataaatgtataagattatacatttaaaattctatatttaGTCATAGATATACATCTATTTGTATATAAGCTAGAGCGGATCAGACATCCACCTCTAATTTTTTAAGTATTGTGATTTGCTTCTAAAATTTACGAATAATCAAATTTTTCTGATTGAATCAAAAATGAATAAGgaaactaatcaaaaatttaacgGATAAAATGTTCGACCTCAGCATGCATGTATTGAAGGATCCATTACTATGCAATCAGAAGATTTCTCCCTTCTGACATGCAGGGAGCAATgttataattttacattttaaaaatactatttgtCTATTTGGCTAAATTGcatcattatttaaatagttaaaaatatctatttgaccaaaaaatctctatatatacatTCCAGACTCTCCATGTTGCTTATCACCTTTacaactttctctctctaaagattttaaaagcttttttctttctttctctataCTCTATAGAATACGATGGCTGAAACAACTCCAATCAAGCGCCACCGAGAAGAAGAAACTCTAGCCGACGAAGAAGCGACAAAGCGACAgaagccttcttcttcatcttcttcctcttacaACGACCAGATTCTCTGTCTCCTCGACGATTCAGACGAACTTAACCGACCCAACAATGACCTAACTTCCTTTCTAAACGCTCTCCAGCAAGAAATCTCATCAGATGACAAAAACGCTGCCGTTTCTAGAGTCTCCAACGTTGAAGATTCGTCGACTTCCTGTGTTTCTTGGAAGGAAGACGATGTCGATGATGAGAACAATGAGAAAGTGATACAGCATCTTTTGGAAGCTTCTGACGACGAACTCGGGATCCCTAACACCGGTTTTGGCGAGAGTAATTATGACATGATTAAGAATGATATTAATCAGGATTACGTATATGGAAATAGTTTGTTAGATGGGTTCGGTGATGCGTTTTGGGAGCTTGAAGATGAAGCTGCTAATTATTATACGTTGCTGCAATCTGAGTTGTTCTTGTAGAAAGCCTAAAATGGTAAATCTCGGGGGGAAGTAAATCTAGAAAAAAGGCCAATGATAAGAAAAGTGGGTCGGTTTTTTATATggattttaaatttcatttttaaggCACACTTCTTTTGTTTTGGCGGAACGAAATATCATTTTAATTGTTTGATTAATTTGCAGTGGGGAAAGAGATAatgatgttatttttttttttttttttttttgataagtatgatgttattttctttctttattcaTAATCACTATACTTTTTTAACTCTCCCTGCTGTTTGCTGCGTCGAAAGATCATCGTGAAGTACTACTACCCATGTGTTAGAAAGACAAAGTGGCATAGCAATGGAAACACATAAAATAAcggtaaataaaaaaaaactaaaaaacgaAAAACTTGACTAAAGAGCCTGAATCGTTTCCCGTGAAAATTATTCAAAGCGAAAAAAGAGGTTTCACGTTGCTCATATAAAAACATGCCAAATATTTCTATACAGTTTTCTTAAATTCGCTCATTTTGATAATAACCAGCTTGCTCGTATTAGAGGAACCAAatcattttctttaatttatatttcCTTATCGTCGTCAGTCATGTGTTTCTTTAGTTTGATAAGAATTCTTTTATGATATTAAGGATGATTGGTTGGATTGCAAttgtagaaaatttactttaatatTTAGTCGATAagattttttgtttagttttaaaagtaactttaaaattttttacaactaaaaatatgaaattttataaaataaaatttttatattttttttttgtttttttgactgtacctttatttttttggttgtagttttaaaactaatataaaacatgattggtggtgtttaaggctgtaaataaaaattaagctAAATTCAACTCGTACAGTCTAACCGATCACTTCCAAAAAGAAATTATCAAGTGTATCTTCACAATTCACAGTTCGTCTTGTCCTAAGCTCTCTGTTTCCATTTAACAAAagaatgctttttttttttgaattttgaggGGAGTTCGGACTTTCGGCCTTAGTCTCTCATAGTCCCACAACCAGCTTTTGCTAATACCATTTCTACAGTAAAATGTTTTACGGCAAATCGAATCCAAGAACATAATAGTATCAACGTCTGCGTTTATACCAACTAAGCTGTCATATCCGTAGGTACAAGAGAATGTGTGCACTCAATCAGCTGCAGACTGCAACGACTTCTTGTTTTCATAGGGAAAATTTCAAATGAGCAAGAGatataataaatcaattcaTTTATCACTAACTTAAAAATTAGTACGGTATTTGAACCATTTAATCTGAATAAAGTTAGGGCATCTGCATCAGTGAACCCCATGGAAGTGGTtcacaaagtatttttttattattttgttttttctgtttgatttttgtttaaaaaaaaattaactaatcgGATCAATCGTTGGCCGCTACGTGCCGTAGGGCCCGCACTACAGTGATTATCCGGGTTCAGTGCAGTGACCTCGCAGGAGACACGttcatttcttttgtttattttaatatttttttttgtgaaaactGTGTGAACTCCATAGTTGAACTCTCAATGCTGATGGCCTTAGGGGGTGGGCACGAGGCAAGTACTTGCCGATTCTTGGTTACTTGCTACTTGACTTGCCTTGtccgaatattttttttacgaCTCGATATTTGACTTACTTGAAATAAGTATTTGTTTTATCAAGTACTTGGAAAAAAATTGATACTTGCAAGTAATTTGCCTTGCTTTATTACTTATTAAACCAAGTAATTGTCTCTTGATTACATACAAAAAGAcacatattctaaatttttaacATCCAAAAGTCACATGAATTTTCAAAGAAatagacaaaaataaaaataagcgTTCAAAATATTGAAAGACCGTATGAAACTCAATGTTCTTCCATTTTATTTCGatgttccaatttttttttgcaaataacAAGTATTTTATAGAACGCGTAACAAATAACAAGTAACGAGGCAagtaccaaaaaataaaatgatacttGATACTTGCCTTGTCCTTGCAAGTAGTAAATTTTTTTGACTTGTTACTTGTCTTGCTAACGGAAAGTACTCGATTTTTCAAGGCGAATACGGGTCAAGTCACGAGTATAAGGCGAGTATCGAGTAATGATGCCCCTCCCTAAATAAAGTGGTCTACAAAAGGTTTACTAccaatattatttttaagtttcaaAAAGAGAATGAAGTTCTCTATTTCACTTTGATGTGGAAATATTATTCTTAAGCAAGTCCCCGAAAGGGTTTAGTTGAACATTTCAATCAAGAAGGAATAGACTTTGATATATTATCAAAATTATCAACGCCGAAAGAGAGATCTCCTAAACCACTAGACGATGGGGGTTTAAAAAAGACGTCATAAGATGCCAATCGTAAATGAGAAATGGAACATAATTTAGAAATACCGATTTGAAATACAACAAAAATCATTATCTCGAAGatctaacataatttttttcttaaagagCAAACTATTATATGAGGATCATTGGAATGAGTtgtacttttatatttttattatagaaTTTACGGTGTAAATTTATTTACTGTAATcgtattttttataaatcacttttttttttgctctctacat is part of the Brassica rapa cultivar Chiifu-401-42 chromosome A09, CAAS_Brap_v3.01, whole genome shotgun sequence genome and harbors:
- the LOC103840659 gene encoding uncharacterized protein LOC103840659 codes for the protein MAETTPIKRHREEETLADEEATKRQKPSSSSSSSYNDQILCLLDDSDELNRPNNDLTSFLNALQQEISSDDKNAAVSRVSNVEDSSTSCVSWKEDDVDDENNEKVIQHLLEASDDELGIPNTGFGESNYDMIKNDINQDYVYGNSLLDGFGDAFWELEDEAANYYTLLQSELFL